One part of the Bdellovibrio sp. KM01 genome encodes these proteins:
- a CDS encoding DNA-dependent DNA polymerase — MKNDALLKIVETQLQETKYMREKTSDFINRVVQLYTLQLMGQGNIPLDYMEEVLADVEAEAIEMYRKKTYGFLTLEEYRRHKFRQADDN, encoded by the coding sequence ATGAAAAATGATGCTTTGCTAAAGATCGTCGAAACTCAACTTCAAGAAACTAAGTACATGCGCGAGAAAACGTCTGATTTTATCAATCGCGTGGTACAACTTTACACTTTGCAGTTAATGGGTCAGGGCAATATCCCTTTGGACTACATGGAAGAAGTTTTGGCCGACGTAGAAGCAGAAGCCATTGAAATGTATCGCAAGAAAACCTATGGCTTCCTGACTTTGGAAGAATACCGCCGTCATAAATTCCGTCAGGCAGACGACAACTAG
- a CDS encoding galactokinase has protein sequence MQKIIVKSPTRVDLAGGTLDLWPLYLFINGASTVNVAIDVYTNVELTPHDDSTIVLESADLKVRKAYSNLVEALADTDPQMILLQTQLRYWMPTKGFSLKTSSESPVGGGLGGSSSLTIGLMKAFAQFCNKPFRDVHHMVHSAHNIEAEILNTPTGTQDYYPAASGGLNILRYGYDGIQQEVMDVSKTPLAEKFMLIYTGKAHHSGLNNFEVMKDSVAKDPGTIQALRDLKVIAIETEYAVRSGNWNELGNLFKREFEARVRLAPEFSSPEIRRLSELSLQNGAEAVKICGAGGGGCVLVWCPPENKKGVADACQKAGFQVMGAKPVNPL, from the coding sequence ATGCAGAAAATTATCGTTAAATCACCGACACGCGTGGATTTGGCAGGGGGCACTCTTGATTTGTGGCCCCTTTATTTATTTATCAACGGTGCCTCTACAGTGAATGTTGCTATCGACGTTTACACCAACGTGGAACTGACGCCGCATGATGACTCTACGATAGTCCTGGAATCCGCTGATTTGAAAGTTCGCAAAGCGTACTCCAATTTGGTGGAAGCTTTGGCCGATACAGATCCGCAGATGATATTGTTGCAAACTCAGCTTCGCTATTGGATGCCGACGAAGGGTTTCAGTTTAAAAACTTCTTCGGAAAGCCCTGTCGGCGGTGGCCTGGGTGGTAGCTCCAGTTTGACGATTGGATTGATGAAAGCTTTTGCACAATTCTGCAATAAGCCGTTTCGTGATGTTCACCATATGGTGCATTCGGCTCACAATATCGAGGCTGAAATTTTAAATACGCCAACTGGAACGCAGGATTACTATCCTGCGGCTTCGGGGGGATTGAATATCCTTCGTTATGGATACGATGGAATTCAGCAGGAAGTGATGGATGTTTCCAAAACTCCATTGGCTGAAAAGTTCATGCTGATTTATACGGGGAAAGCTCATCATTCTGGATTGAATAATTTTGAAGTGATGAAGGATTCCGTCGCAAAAGATCCTGGCACAATTCAAGCATTGCGCGATCTGAAAGTGATCGCGATTGAAACCGAATATGCGGTCCGTAGCGGAAATTGGAATGAACTCGGAAATTTATTTAAACGTGAATTCGAAGCCCGTGTAAGACTCGCTCCAGAGTTTTCCAGTCCTGAGATCCGCCGTCTGTCTGAACTCTCTTTGCAGAATGGGGCCGAGGCTGTTAAGATTTGTGGAGCTGGGGGCGGTGGTTGCGTGCTGGTGTGGTGCCCTCCTGAGAATAAAAAAGGAGTCGCAGACGCATGCCAAAAAGCCGGGTTCCAAGTCATGGGCGCAAAGCCCGTAAACCCTCTGTAA
- a CDS encoding GldG family protein, with product MSKISKISFLMAGISLVCMTITRYLLGEWVPFCWLSLGMAVLFLIAGIVKDRAFFKEFLTMKTTKEGMSMGVLILLMLAVLAVVNYIGVRHYLTFDFSTAQSNTLAEQSIKLVKNLDEELKVYFFYKKGVEGNEENRRSFRDLIKKYQDINPRIQLNFVEVNEQPDLAKDFGVDKGSGTAFVEYKGRRNLLQKIDEQEFTSSLVKVTREKNKTIYFTVGHGEANLDEVKEGLGLNALKVMLERNRYTVKPLPLISEPKVPADADVIVIAGPIQNFLAHEVEALEGYLKNGGSLFIALESQNPANLDKLIRKMGIELGNNYVFNIVDTVMGQGINQGPVMGSVFSPLNEITKAFGQSEVTLFRHPQALKKVVEPPGMTIDELVRTSPKSMAFKSMNLKEDGPVGSFALVDQVVGQWDSDPQAKKFAAIIAGDVDFMTNQMLYQNLNRDLVLNSLASLAKEENLISISPKEPQATQLILTETKFAVFIFAFLIPLPLLLLGAGITLYSRRRSA from the coding sequence ATGAGCAAAATTAGTAAAATTTCATTTCTAATGGCGGGGATCTCTTTGGTTTGCATGACCATTACTCGCTATCTTTTGGGTGAGTGGGTTCCGTTCTGCTGGTTGTCCTTAGGGATGGCTGTTCTTTTCCTTATTGCGGGGATCGTCAAAGACCGCGCTTTCTTTAAAGAATTTCTGACCATGAAAACGACGAAAGAGGGCATGAGTATGGGAGTTTTAATTCTCCTGATGCTGGCAGTCCTGGCCGTGGTCAATTATATCGGTGTCAGACATTATCTGACTTTTGATTTCTCGACAGCGCAGTCAAATACCTTGGCCGAGCAATCGATCAAGCTGGTTAAAAATCTGGATGAAGAATTAAAAGTTTATTTCTTCTATAAAAAAGGTGTTGAAGGTAACGAAGAGAACCGTCGTTCCTTCCGCGACCTGATCAAAAAGTATCAGGACATCAATCCGCGCATTCAGCTGAATTTCGTTGAAGTGAACGAACAACCGGATTTGGCCAAGGATTTCGGCGTTGATAAAGGCAGCGGCACCGCATTCGTGGAATACAAAGGCCGTCGCAACTTGCTGCAAAAAATTGACGAGCAGGAATTCACAAGTTCTTTGGTCAAAGTAACTCGCGAGAAAAACAAAACCATTTACTTTACCGTAGGTCACGGTGAAGCGAACCTTGATGAAGTCAAAGAAGGTTTGGGGCTAAATGCCCTTAAGGTGATGCTAGAGCGTAACCGCTACACCGTAAAGCCGTTGCCGCTGATCTCTGAACCCAAAGTTCCTGCCGATGCAGATGTCATCGTGATTGCGGGACCGATTCAAAACTTCCTGGCTCACGAAGTGGAAGCGTTGGAAGGTTATTTAAAGAACGGTGGCAGCCTGTTCATCGCCCTGGAATCACAAAACCCAGCGAACCTGGATAAACTGATCAGAAAAATGGGTATTGAACTTGGTAACAACTATGTGTTCAACATCGTTGATACGGTGATGGGCCAAGGAATAAATCAGGGACCTGTGATGGGCTCTGTGTTTTCTCCACTGAATGAAATCACCAAAGCCTTTGGCCAAAGCGAAGTGACCTTGTTCCGTCATCCTCAAGCGCTTAAAAAAGTTGTTGAGCCACCAGGTATGACTATTGATGAATTGGTCAGAACAAGTCCGAAATCCATGGCTTTCAAATCGATGAATCTGAAGGAAGACGGCCCTGTGGGAAGCTTTGCATTGGTGGATCAAGTTGTCGGCCAATGGGATTCAGATCCCCAGGCTAAAAAGTTTGCAGCGATCATCGCTGGTGACGTGGACTTCATGACCAATCAAATGCTGTATCAAAATTTGAACCGTGATCTGGTTTTAAATTCCCTGGCGTCTTTGGCAAAAGAGGAAAACCTTATCAGTATTTCTCCTAAAGAACCGCAGGCAACGCAGTTGATTTTGACGGAAACTAAATTTGCAGTGTTCATTTTCGCCTTTTTAATTCCATTGCCTTTGCTGCTTTTGGGCGCGGGCATCACTCTTTATTCCAGAAGGAGAAGTGCGTGA
- a CDS encoding ABC transporter ATP-binding protein codes for MIQVKDLTKDYGPRRAIDHLNFSVNKGDVVGFLGPNGAGKSTTMKIITGFMAPSHGSASVAGFDVFENPIEVKKRIGYLPETPPVYSDMYVRDYLRYVAALKQVPKDKIEKSVDLAIEKTNLGEVQKRLIQHLSKGFKQRVGIAQAIVSDPEVLILDEPTVGLDPKQVAEIRDLIKALRGQHTIILSTHILPEVQATCEKIIIINKGKIVVEDSIQHLASMEKGQNHLLVRVARDVPDMKAVLSDIREVVSVHEGISHKEWRIDVRGGDDIVAAVSTRLVNQGLGLLEFTPSKMDLEDVFLKLTYGQERGES; via the coding sequence ATGATTCAAGTAAAAGATCTTACCAAAGATTACGGACCACGCAGAGCGATCGATCATCTGAATTTTTCAGTTAACAAGGGTGACGTTGTTGGCTTTTTGGGACCGAACGGTGCTGGAAAATCCACAACCATGAAAATCATCACGGGCTTTATGGCGCCAAGCCATGGCTCGGCCTCGGTTGCTGGATTCGACGTTTTTGAAAATCCCATCGAAGTTAAAAAGCGCATTGGTTATCTGCCGGAAACTCCACCTGTGTATAGTGACATGTATGTGCGAGATTATCTGCGCTATGTGGCGGCCTTGAAACAAGTTCCGAAAGACAAAATCGAAAAGTCCGTGGACCTGGCGATTGAAAAAACTAATTTGGGCGAAGTTCAAAAGCGTTTGATTCAACATTTGTCTAAAGGTTTCAAACAGCGTGTGGGAATTGCCCAGGCCATCGTGTCTGATCCTGAAGTTCTGATTCTGGACGAGCCAACCGTTGGACTTGATCCCAAGCAAGTGGCCGAGATCCGTGATTTGATCAAAGCTCTTCGTGGTCAGCACACAATTATTCTTTCCACGCACATCCTGCCCGAAGTTCAGGCGACCTGTGAAAAGATCATCATCATCAACAAAGGTAAAATCGTTGTTGAAGACAGCATTCAGCATTTGGCTTCGATGGAGAAGGGGCAAAACCACCTGCTTGTTCGTGTCGCCCGGGATGTTCCTGATATGAAAGCCGTCCTATCCGATATCCGCGAAGTCGTTTCGGTTCATGAAGGTATTTCTCACAAAGAGTGGCGTATTGATGTGCGCGGTGGCGATGACATCGTGGCTGCAGTTTCCACGCGCCTGGTGAATCAAGGCTTGGGGCTTTTGGAGTTCACTCCAAGCAAAATGGATTTGGAAGACGTCTTCTTAAAACTCACTTACGGTCAAGAAAGAGGTGAGTCATGA
- a CDS encoding CorA family divalent cation transporter, with protein MKRFEHAWQDYKWIDIEDPKKEDFVNLAEELEIPMQAISTCMDPEHLPRVEYLDHCTMIILRHFDSRARPGAGTIQELSTKLVFFVGKKYVLTLHRTPLPCIEDKKDKVPFEQITMSQLIGRIFVKAFQSFEAPLDELVAKMDAIEGRIYALRRKSILREGYHVKRRASGFKKIFKFTETVINSLQQHSRIHSLNYDLVRDPLGRLIFDSDNIVEEITGLLNLHLALMSQKTNEASFKTNEIMRILTVVSIFFLPLNFLAGVYGMNFKHMPELDHYYGYYTVLGAMAIIAIGILGWVWHKGWLSKDDFKP; from the coding sequence ATGAAACGCTTTGAACATGCCTGGCAAGATTATAAGTGGATCGATATCGAAGACCCTAAGAAGGAAGACTTCGTAAACCTCGCAGAGGAATTAGAAATTCCCATGCAAGCGATTTCCACCTGCATGGATCCCGAACACTTGCCACGAGTGGAATATCTTGACCATTGCACGATGATTATTTTACGCCACTTCGATAGTCGCGCACGCCCCGGCGCGGGAACTATTCAAGAGCTTTCGACGAAATTGGTTTTCTTTGTGGGGAAAAAGTATGTACTGACTTTGCACCGTACTCCCCTGCCATGCATTGAAGATAAAAAAGATAAAGTTCCCTTCGAGCAAATCACCATGTCTCAATTAATCGGACGCATTTTTGTTAAAGCCTTTCAAAGTTTTGAAGCGCCCCTGGATGAGTTGGTCGCCAAAATGGATGCAATTGAAGGCCGTATCTATGCCCTTCGCCGCAAAAGCATTTTGCGTGAGGGTTATCACGTGAAAAGACGCGCATCCGGATTTAAAAAGATTTTTAAATTCACCGAAACTGTGATCAACAGTCTGCAACAACACTCGCGCATTCATTCGCTGAACTATGATTTGGTTCGTGATCCCTTAGGACGTTTGATTTTTGATAGCGATAACATCGTCGAAGAAATCACCGGTCTTTTGAATTTGCATCTGGCCTTGATGTCACAAAAAACCAATGAAGCTTCCTTTAAAACGAATGAGATCATGCGCATTCTGACCGTCGTTTCTATTTTCTTCCTGCCTTTAAATTTCCTGGCGGGAGTTTACGGAATGAATTTCAAACATATGCCGGAACTGGATCACTATTATGGCTATTATACGGTCTTAGGTGCGATGGCTATTATCGCGATCGGAATCCTAGGCTGGGTATGGCACAAAGGCTGGCTTAGCAAGGACGACTTTAAACCTTAA
- a CDS encoding alpha/beta hydrolase, with product MALAMCGCQSLLYYPTQGRYYDPARLNLQYEDVHFKTASGDDIHGWYFASRQKESKGTILFFHGNAENLSSHFMMFYWLPNEGYNYFIFDYPGYGESSGTPTPENTVEAGVAAAAWLKANRENRPLIFYGQSLGGIIAMQTAMKIKDHQAIRNIVVEGSFSSYQKMGKRVLSRSYWTWLFQPLSYVLLSDAQSPEPIGRFSPIPLLLIHGENDPVIEVESSREMYEAARDPKELWIVRNGHHGDLFQVNNRELRQKFLNYLQ from the coding sequence TTGGCTTTGGCTATGTGCGGATGCCAGTCTCTTTTATATTATCCTACTCAAGGCAGGTACTATGATCCGGCCCGTTTGAATTTGCAGTATGAAGATGTGCATTTCAAAACGGCTTCAGGCGATGACATTCATGGTTGGTACTTTGCAAGTCGACAAAAAGAAAGCAAAGGCACGATCTTGTTCTTTCATGGAAATGCTGAAAATCTGAGTTCACACTTCATGATGTTCTATTGGCTGCCTAACGAGGGGTATAATTACTTCATTTTTGATTACCCGGGTTATGGTGAAAGTTCGGGCACTCCGACTCCGGAAAATACGGTGGAGGCGGGAGTCGCTGCGGCGGCTTGGTTGAAAGCCAACCGAGAAAATCGGCCGTTGATTTTTTATGGGCAAAGCTTGGGTGGCATCATTGCCATGCAGACGGCCATGAAAATTAAAGACCATCAGGCGATTCGTAACATCGTGGTGGAGGGTAGCTTTTCTTCCTATCAGAAGATGGGAAAAAGGGTTTTAAGTCGATCCTATTGGACCTGGCTGTTTCAGCCACTGAGTTATGTGCTTTTAAGTGATGCTCAATCGCCGGAGCCGATTGGTCGGTTTTCACCCATTCCGCTGCTTTTAATTCATGGCGAAAATGATCCGGTGATCGAGGTTGAAAGCTCTCGCGAAATGTACGAAGCGGCGCGTGATCCAAAGGAATTATGGATTGTCCGCAATGGACATCATGGCGATCTTTTTCAGGTTAACAATCGTGAACTCCGTCAAAAGTTCCTCAATTATTTGCAATAG
- a CDS encoding DUF814 domain-containing protein produces the protein MKAMTQQELNNFVNHFEQVLNGAQLQEVLANDRGLALSFHNRTQFWLILDLVPNTPMMLVFENHCPFKKGPKPKPLGLFLNSNAKNLYVHDFKVLTEYGRVAVLTLANTTLKCELEIRLIPKQCNLIVRAQGKTIAWEKPLDLKEAPPVENPPEPRSLVELHEEWLSEQKQDKKPSLDPVVQWEKQKQKDLDKKRKALDEIQKQINAEKHLEWQEAGNFLVAHRTLEVPAHLGSFVNRRESINWNIENAFAKSKQLVAKKDGARERLEELIIEIEKLEKSQYREKQSAKPGLVDLMHKADARGRKFTLDSGALAYCGKSAADNLALLRQAKAWDYWLHLKDYPGAHAIIHRQRDQEVSQAEIQEVASWVARESLSSKSLMVGQKVAVVMVECRFVRPIKGDKLGRVTYHSEKTFHFSLRQS, from the coding sequence ATGAAAGCCATGACCCAACAAGAACTCAACAATTTCGTGAATCACTTTGAGCAGGTCCTCAACGGTGCGCAATTGCAAGAGGTCCTGGCGAATGACCGAGGGCTAGCTTTATCGTTTCACAATCGCACACAGTTTTGGTTGATCCTGGACCTTGTTCCTAATACACCGATGATGTTGGTTTTTGAAAATCATTGTCCATTCAAAAAAGGGCCAAAGCCAAAGCCACTGGGGCTTTTCTTAAATTCCAACGCTAAAAATCTTTACGTCCATGATTTCAAAGTTCTGACCGAATATGGACGGGTTGCAGTGTTGACCTTGGCTAACACCACGCTCAAGTGTGAGCTTGAAATTCGTCTGATTCCCAAGCAATGCAATCTAATTGTGCGTGCTCAAGGTAAAACCATCGCGTGGGAAAAGCCTTTGGATTTGAAGGAAGCACCTCCGGTGGAAAATCCTCCGGAGCCACGTTCTTTAGTGGAGTTGCACGAAGAATGGCTTTCAGAACAAAAGCAGGATAAAAAACCTTCTTTAGATCCTGTCGTGCAATGGGAAAAACAAAAGCAAAAAGACCTGGATAAAAAGCGCAAAGCTCTGGACGAAATCCAAAAGCAAATCAATGCCGAAAAGCATTTGGAGTGGCAGGAGGCCGGAAATTTTCTGGTTGCTCATCGTACCTTGGAAGTTCCGGCGCATCTGGGATCGTTCGTGAATCGTCGCGAGTCCATCAATTGGAATATCGAAAATGCTTTTGCAAAATCCAAACAACTGGTCGCTAAAAAAGACGGCGCCCGGGAACGTTTGGAAGAGCTTATCATCGAAATTGAAAAATTAGAAAAATCCCAGTATCGCGAAAAGCAATCCGCCAAGCCCGGCCTGGTGGATTTAATGCATAAGGCGGATGCCAGGGGCCGAAAGTTCACTTTAGATTCGGGCGCACTGGCTTATTGTGGAAAGTCAGCTGCCGACAACCTGGCATTGTTACGTCAAGCCAAGGCATGGGATTACTGGCTGCATTTAAAAGATTATCCCGGGGCACACGCGATTATTCATCGCCAAAGAGATCAGGAAGTTTCCCAAGCTGAAATCCAAGAAGTTGCTTCCTGGGTCGCAAGGGAGTCCTTGTCTTCCAAATCACTGATGGTGGGGCAAAAAGTCGCTGTGGTGATGGTGGAGTGTCGATTTGTTCGTCCCATCAAGGGAGATAAATTGGGTCGCGTGACTTATCACTCGGAAAAGACCTTTCATTTTTCTTTGCGTCAATCTTGA
- a CDS encoding DUF429 domain-containing protein, with the protein MPKSRVPSHGRKARKPSVKSKAVKKKTSKKVAKKTAKPRSSVVKTTPLASLNHAGDVHRFVGVSLGGGKMDKACVSVIEYYPKHNKVFLSRLVEKIKSDEVHSADFKIHEIIEQYNSIDLLAFDVPFQLPNTLRNPCCGEIETCNHQPHIKWMWDYTRKLHKKKKPRKLFTPYTQRCVEMYLSTEIEEPFHLQHAMGANMAPLLARAMFLKQKLNMKVIEVFPKLSLWRIGRSLHVMKSHLLFHKHAIGGDESRRAILHALSTHNIAFVYDQDVKLMIENNHAFESFICALTAFLSFKGLTEPRPEGFPLNEDWVEFPVSSIKWNSF; encoded by the coding sequence ATGCCAAAAAGCCGGGTTCCAAGTCATGGGCGCAAAGCCCGTAAACCCTCTGTAAAGAGTAAGGCCGTCAAAAAAAAGACGAGCAAGAAGGTTGCGAAAAAAACCGCTAAACCTCGCTCGTCTGTTGTTAAGACGACGCCTTTGGCTTCTTTAAATCATGCGGGTGATGTGCATCGTTTTGTCGGCGTTTCTTTGGGCGGTGGCAAAATGGACAAAGCCTGCGTGTCGGTTATTGAATATTACCCCAAGCACAATAAAGTTTTTCTGTCTCGTCTGGTTGAAAAAATTAAAAGCGACGAAGTGCACTCTGCAGACTTTAAAATTCATGAAATCATCGAACAATATAACAGCATTGATTTGCTGGCTTTCGATGTTCCGTTTCAACTGCCCAATACGTTAAGAAATCCCTGCTGCGGTGAGATTGAAACCTGCAATCATCAGCCGCATATCAAGTGGATGTGGGATTATACGCGCAAGCTTCACAAAAAGAAAAAGCCACGCAAACTTTTTACTCCGTACACGCAACGTTGTGTGGAAATGTATTTGTCGACCGAAATCGAAGAGCCATTCCATTTGCAACATGCGATGGGGGCGAACATGGCGCCGCTTTTGGCGCGCGCGATGTTTTTAAAACAAAAATTGAATATGAAAGTCATCGAGGTGTTTCCGAAGCTGTCGTTATGGCGCATCGGTCGTTCACTTCATGTGATGAAAAGCCATCTCCTGTTTCACAAGCATGCGATTGGTGGAGATGAAAGTCGCCGCGCGATTCTGCATGCCTTGAGCACCCACAATATTGCGTTCGTATATGATCAGGACGTCAAATTAATGATCGAAAACAATCATGCTTTTGAGTCCTTCATTTGTGCCCTGACGGCGTTTTTAAGCTTTAAGGGGCTGACGGAACCACGTCCCGAGGGTTTCCCCTTGAATGAAGACTGGGTGGAATTCCCCGTGTCATCCATCAAGTGGAACTCATTTTAA
- a CDS encoding DUF4340 domain-containing protein translates to MKKIKGRGILVMCLLVFGGYALYDFLAQKKAEESKNASAKLFTMNTDQIDAIEILKSGGESVVLKRSVEGWNLEQPLKDSADDASADDLIKMTSSEKVYDVVKEGDGIDWKSFGLDQPAGSVKYTNSAGQSTTLHISAKTNFENNPFARRDGENRVLVVNNSWTTRLEKPVGEFRDRRFLRHKMASIEYFRLKNKSGIVEIALKEGKWVDAGSKKVELDQQKVRQLFRDIADARAANYVDGKMPTLTPLFTLNLKLGEQAWKAEVGQATDKRIYASVSEPRFQMLMGPGALDNLIDLKTEDLKVGATPKQDSKDQTGAQLAHEKDSL, encoded by the coding sequence GTGAAAAAGATCAAAGGTCGCGGCATATTGGTCATGTGTCTTTTGGTGTTCGGTGGTTATGCTTTGTACGATTTTCTGGCGCAAAAAAAAGCTGAGGAATCAAAGAATGCCAGCGCCAAACTTTTCACAATGAACACCGATCAGATCGACGCGATCGAAATCTTAAAAAGCGGCGGCGAATCCGTTGTTTTAAAACGCTCGGTGGAAGGCTGGAATCTTGAGCAGCCCTTAAAAGACAGTGCTGACGATGCTTCTGCAGATGATTTGATCAAGATGACGTCCTCTGAAAAAGTTTATGATGTAGTCAAGGAAGGTGACGGTATCGATTGGAAGTCCTTCGGTCTTGATCAACCAGCTGGATCTGTGAAGTACACAAACTCCGCGGGCCAATCGACAACTCTGCATATTTCCGCTAAAACTAATTTTGAAAACAATCCCTTTGCCCGTCGTGATGGTGAAAATCGAGTCCTGGTGGTTAACAACAGTTGGACGACCCGCCTGGAAAAGCCCGTAGGTGAATTTCGTGACCGCCGTTTTCTGCGCCATAAAATGGCTTCCATTGAATATTTCCGTTTAAAAAATAAATCCGGCATTGTCGAAATCGCCTTGAAAGAAGGCAAGTGGGTGGATGCGGGTTCAAAAAAGGTGGAGCTTGATCAGCAAAAAGTTCGTCAGCTTTTCCGTGATATCGCGGATGCAAGGGCTGCGAATTATGTCGATGGCAAAATGCCGACGCTAACTCCACTGTTCACCCTGAATTTAAAACTGGGAGAGCAGGCATGGAAAGCGGAAGTGGGGCAAGCAACAGATAAAAGAATTTATGCCTCAGTTTCAGAGCCGAGATTCCAGATGCTGATGGGACCAGGGGCCCTGGATAATTTAATTGATCTTAAAACTGAGGACTTGAAAGTGGGGGCCACTCCGAAGCAAGATAGTAAAGATCAAACCGGCGCTCAACTCGCCCATGAGAAAGACAGCTTGTAA
- a CDS encoding ABC transporter permease — protein sequence MNGSMIILKKELKGFYFNPTYWIICFLVSLVFSWIYPLQLYGFAQLLMNYVAQQGIPANQLNIHYGVFLRQLSYLNLILIFVVPALTMKLFAEEKKLRTFDLLLTSPVTSLQIVLGKYLAALGAVAGIVFLALTYPLATAALAKLNWGPLLVAFLGIFIVGGVYAAMNLFCSALTENSLVAYVMSVILNVSIWFIGIGAEVVDSEIARKIFEHVSLSTHLSSLVEGTIRTNGLVFFGSLIVLFCFLAERVVESSRWR from the coding sequence ATGAACGGTTCAATGATCATCCTTAAAAAGGAATTGAAAGGTTTTTATTTTAACCCGACCTATTGGATCATCTGCTTTTTAGTAAGCTTGGTCTTTAGCTGGATTTATCCATTGCAGCTTTACGGTTTTGCGCAGCTCTTGATGAACTATGTGGCGCAACAGGGGATCCCGGCAAATCAATTGAACATTCATTACGGGGTGTTCTTGCGTCAGCTTTCTTACTTGAATTTGATATTGATATTCGTGGTACCCGCTTTGACGATGAAATTGTTTGCTGAAGAAAAAAAGCTTCGCACATTTGATTTGCTTTTGACGTCACCCGTGACCTCTTTGCAGATTGTCTTGGGTAAATACCTTGCCGCCTTGGGAGCTGTGGCGGGGATCGTGTTCTTGGCGTTGACTTATCCGTTGGCAACAGCGGCTTTGGCAAAACTGAACTGGGGCCCCTTGCTGGTAGCTTTTCTGGGAATCTTTATCGTCGGTGGCGTTTACGCTGCGATGAATTTGTTTTGCTCCGCTTTAACTGAAAACAGCCTGGTTGCGTACGTGATGTCAGTGATCTTGAATGTATCGATCTGGTTTATCGGTATTGGTGCTGAAGTTGTGGATAGCGAAATTGCGCGAAAAATATTTGAACACGTTTCCTTAAGCACACATTTGTCGAGCCTGGTTGAAGGAACCATCCGCACCAATGGATTGGTTTTCTTTGGCAGTCTGATTGTGTTGTTCTGCTTTTTGGCTGAACGTGTGGTTGAATCTTCCCGTTGGAGATAG
- a CDS encoding class I SAM-dependent methyltransferase has product MAGDFPYLHGFSKDEQERLRKQARFGEHTVYQNVNLSSVSQLLEVGCGVGAQSEIILRRFPDLHLTGIDLSTNQLSSARHRLAALPGLAGRFEMKEMDATKMSFGANSFDGAFLCWILEHVPDPIRTLSEVRRVLRPGSPVYITEVMNASFFLDPYSPNVWKYWMAFNEYQLKQHGDPFVGAKLGNFLMQLGFHDVQTEVKTWFLDNRQPQARKDCVEYWTELLLSASDQLVKAHCVSKEVVEGMKEEMATVANDPNAVFYYSFIQAHART; this is encoded by the coding sequence ATGGCTGGCGATTTTCCTTATCTTCATGGATTCAGCAAAGACGAACAAGAGCGTTTGCGCAAACAAGCTCGCTTTGGTGAGCACACTGTCTATCAAAATGTAAATTTATCCAGCGTCAGTCAGCTGTTGGAAGTCGGTTGTGGTGTTGGCGCGCAAAGTGAAATCATTCTTCGTCGTTTTCCTGATCTGCATCTGACGGGGATTGATCTTAGCACCAATCAATTAAGCTCTGCACGTCATCGTCTTGCAGCTTTGCCAGGTTTGGCGGGGCGCTTTGAAATGAAAGAGATGGATGCCACCAAGATGTCTTTTGGTGCGAACTCTTTTGATGGTGCATTTCTGTGTTGGATTTTGGAACACGTACCAGATCCAATTCGTACTTTGTCAGAAGTACGGCGCGTACTTCGTCCGGGCTCTCCGGTTTATATTACCGAAGTTATGAATGCTTCGTTTTTCCTGGATCCGTACTCCCCGAATGTTTGGAAGTATTGGATGGCCTTCAATGAATATCAGCTGAAACAGCATGGTGATCCTTTCGTTGGGGCGAAACTTGGAAACTTCCTGATGCAGCTGGGGTTTCATGACGTGCAAACGGAAGTGAAAACTTGGTTCTTAGACAATCGTCAACCGCAAGCGCGCAAAGACTGCGTCGAGTACTGGACGGAGTTGTTACTGAGTGCGAGTGATCAGTTGGTGAAGGCTCACTGTGTTTCTAAAGAAGTTGTCGAAGGCATGAAAGAAGAAATGGCCACGGTCGCCAACGATCCTAATGCCGTTTTTTATTACAGCTTTATTCAAGCCCACGCCAGAACGTAA